The following proteins are co-located in the Callithrix jacchus isolate 240 chromosome 10, calJac240_pri, whole genome shotgun sequence genome:
- the LOC100409177 gene encoding olfactory receptor 5M5, which yields MLAVKKMVRGNSTLVTEFILLGLTDLPELQPILFVLFLVIYLITVVGNLGMLVLIRIDSRLHTPMYFFLASLSCLDLCYSTNVTPKMLVNFLSDKKTISYAACLVQCYFFIAMVITEYYMLAVMAYDRYVAICSPLLYSSKMSKVLCIRLIAGPYVYGFLSGLMETMWTYRLTFCGSNIINHFYCADPPLIRLSCSDTFIKETSMFLVAGFNLSNSLLMILISYIFILIAILRMHSAEGRHKAFSTCGSHLVAVTVFYGTLFCMYVRPPTDKSVEQSKVIAVFYTFVSPMLNPIIYSLRNKDVKQAFWKLIGRNVLL from the coding sequence ATGCTGGCAGTTAAGAAAATGGTCAGAGGAAATTCTACCTTGGTGACTGAATTCATTCTCTTGGGATTAACAGATCTTCCAGAGCTTCAGCCCATCCTCTTTGTGCTGTTCCTGGTAATCTACTTGATCACTGTGGTGGGGAACCTCGGGATGTTGGTGTTGATCAGGATAGATTCACGCCTCCACACCCCCATGTACTTCTTTCTTGCCAGTTTGTCCTGCTTGGATTTGTGTTATTCTACTAATGTGACCCCTAAGATGTTGGTGAACTTCTTATCAGACAAGAAAACCATTTCCTATGCTGCTTGTTTAGTCCAGTGCTATTTTTTCATTGCCATGGTGATTACTGAATATTATATGCTAGCTGTAATGGCCTATGATAGGTACGTGGCCATCTGTAGCCCTTTGCTTTATAGCAGCAAGATGTCCAAAGTGCTCTGTATTCGCCTGATTGCTGGTCCATATGTCTATGGGTTCCTTAGTGGCCTGATGGAAACCATGTGGACATACCGCCTGACCTTCTGTGGTTCCAATATCATTAATCACTTCTATTGTGCTGACCCACCCCTCATCCGACTCTCCTGCTCTGACACTTTCATTAAGGAGACATCCATGTTTCTGGTAGCAGGATTCAACCTCTCCAACTCCCTCCTCATGATTCTCATCTCCtacatcttcattctcattgctaTCCTGAGGATGCATTCTGCCGAAGGCAGGCACAAAGCGTTCTCCACCTGTGGGTCCCACCTGGTGGCAGTGACTGTGTTTTATGGGACCCTGTTCTGCATGTACGTTAGACCTCCCACGGACAAGTCAGTGGAACAATCCAAAGTCATTGCTGTTTTCTACACTTTTGTAAGCCCTATGTTGAACCCCATCATCTATAGTTTGAGGAACAAGGATGTGAAACAAGCTTTTTGGAAACTGATTGGAAGAAATGTGCTTTTGTAG
- the LOC100414802 gene encoding olfactory receptor 5M8-like: MRRNFTLVTEFILLGLTNRRELQILFFMLFLVVYMVTVAGNLGMIVLIQVNARLHTPMYFFLSHLSFVDLCFSSSVTPKMLEIFLSEKKSISYSACLVQCYLFIALVHVEIYILAVMAFDRYMAICNPLLYGSKMSKSMCSFLIMVPYVYGALTGLMETTWTYNLAFCGPNEINHFYCADPPLIKLACSDTYNKELSMFVVAGFNFTYSLLIILISYFYIFLATLRIRSTEGRRKAFSTCGSHLTAVTIFYAALFFMYLRPPSKESVEQGKMVAVFYTTVIPMLNPMIYSLRNKDVKEALSKELFKGKLFSK, translated from the coding sequence atgagaagaaaCTTCACGTTGGTGACTGAGTTCATTCTCCTGGGACTGACCAATCGCCGGGAATTACAGATTCTCTTCTTCATGCTGTTTCTGGTCGTTTACATGGTCACGGTGGCAGGGAACCTTGGCATGATCGTCCTCATCCAGGTCAACGCTCGGCTCCACACGCCCATGTACTTTTTCCTGAGCCACTTATCCTTCGTGGACCTGTGCTTCTCCTCCAGTGTGACTCCAAAGATGCTGGAGATTTTCctttcagagaagaaaagcatTTCCTATTCTGCCTGTCTGGTACAGTGTTACCTTTTTATTGCCTTGGTCCATGTTGAGATCTACATCCTGGCCGTGATGGCCTTCGACCGGTACATGGCCATCTGCAACCCTCTGCTTTATGGCAGCAAAATGTCCAAGAGCATGTGCTCTTTCCTCATCATGGTGCCTTATGTGTATGGAGCGCTCACTGGCCTGATGGAGACCACGTGGACCTACAACCTAGCGTTCTGTGGCCCCAACGAAATTAATCACTTCTACTGTGCCGACCCTCCACTGATTAAGCTGGCTTGTTCTGATACCTACAACAAGGAGTTATCAATGTTTGTTGTGGCTGGTTTCAACTTCACATATTCTCTCCTTATCATCCTCATTTCATATTTCTACATATTTCTTGCTACCCTAAGGATCCGCTCTACAGAAGGCAGGCGCAAAGCGTTTTCTACCTGTGGCTCTCATCTGACAGCCGTCACTATTTTCTATGCAGCTCTTTTCTTCATGTATCTCAGACCTCCCTCAAAGGAATCTGTGGAACAGGGAAAAATGGTAGCTGTATTTTACACCACTGTGATCCCCATGTTGAATCCCATGATCTACAGTCTGAGGAATAAGGATGTGAAAGAGGCTTTATCCAAAGAACTGTTCAAAGggaaattgttttctaaataa
- the LOC100414074 gene encoding LOW QUALITY PROTEIN: olfactory receptor 5M8 (The sequence of the model RefSeq protein was modified relative to this genomic sequence to represent the inferred CDS: inserted 1 base in 1 codon), protein MRRNFTLVTEFILLGLTNRRELQILFFMLFLVVYTVTVAGNLGMIVLIQVNAQLXTPMYFFLSHLSFVDLCFSSNVTPKMLEIFLSEKKSVSYSACLVQCYLFIALVHVEIYILAVMAFDRYMAICNPLLYGSKMSKSVCSFLIMVPYVYGALTGLMETMWTYNLAFCGPNEINHFYCADPPLIKLACSDTYNKELSMFVVAGWNLSFSLFIIFISYLYIFPAILKIRSTEGRQKAFSTCGSHLTAVTIFYATLFFMYLRPPSKESVEQGKMAAVFYTTVIPMLNPMIYSLRNKNVKEALINELSRNKYFS, encoded by the exons ATGAGAAGAAACTTCACATTGGTGACTGAGTTCATTCTCCTGGGACTGACCAATCGCCGGGAATTACAGATTCTCTTCTTCATGCTGTTTCTGGTCGTTTACACGGTCACAGTGGCAGGGAACCTTGGCATGATTGTCCTCATCCAGGTCAACGCTCAGC CCACGCCCATGTACTTTTTCCTGAGCCACTTATCCTTCGTGGACCTGTGCTTCTCCTCCAATGTGACTCCAAAGATGCTGGAGATTTTCCTTTCAGAGAAGAAAAGCGTTTCCTATTCTGCCTGTCTGGTACAGTGTTACCTTTTTATTGCCTTGGTCCATGTTGAGATCTACATCCTGGCCGTGATGGCCTTTGACCGGTACATGGCCATCTGCAACCCTCTGCTTTATGGCAGCAAAATGTCCAAGAGCGTGTGCTCTTTCCTCATCATGGTGCCTTATGTGTATGGAGCGCTCACTGGCCTGATGGAGACCATGTGGACCTACAACCTAGCGTTCTGTGGCCCCAATGAAATTAATCACTTCTACTGTGCCGACCCTCCACTGATTAAGCTGGCTTGTTCTGATACCTACAACAAGGAGTTATCAATGTTTGTTGTGGCTGGAtggaatctttctttttctctctttattatatttatttcctaCCTTTACATTTTTCCTGCTATCTTAAAGATTCGATCTACAGAGGGCAGGCAAAAAGCTTTTTCTACCTGTGGCTCCCATCTGACCGCTGTCACTATATTTTATGCAACTCTTTTCTTCATGTATCTCAGACCTCCCTCAAAGGAATCTGTGGAACAGGGAAAAATGGCAGCTGTATTTTACACCACAGTAATTCCTATGCTGAACCCTATgatttacagccttagaaataaaaatgtgaaagaagcATTAATCAATGAGCTGTCAAGGAATAAATACTTTTCCTAA